A single region of the Vicia villosa cultivar HV-30 ecotype Madison, WI linkage group LG4, Vvil1.0, whole genome shotgun sequence genome encodes:
- the LOC131600552 gene encoding uncharacterized protein LOC131600552, translating into MFDFTAMASGDSNLPLQTQRLQIYPKPNSGVSPFWREKYEKDAKRNWDVFYKRHKDKFFKDRHYLDKEWGDYFSGGGKKVILEVGCGAGNTIFPVIASYPDAFVYACDFSPRAVELVKAHEDYKESHVHAFVSDLTADDLCKEISPSSVDIVTMIFMLSAVSPEKMPLVLQNIRKVIKPNGYVLLRDYATGDLAQERFSGKDQKISDNFYVRGDGTRAYYFSNEFLTNLFEENGFDVHELDVCCKEVENRSRELIMKRRWIQGVFRVSDGSVSSASKEAEANHLDSDNNIGTEIDQNNYDSLTDAVIDMSEGVAADMFGVLPSDEYEIIEIKLRGWNFKINLLSKEYQHTCKSTGLMLWESAQLMASVLAENPNIVAGKRVLELGCGSGGICSMIASRHSDQVVATDGDDFALDLLAKNVASNIESPLLTKLTTKKLKWGNKDHIESIQKLSNGGFDVIIGTDVTYVHEAILPLFATAKELIACSESNKDDNVPALILCHIFRRVDEPTLLSAAAQFGFRLVDRWPTTGNSTETSRSIIDNWFVENDLKDDLPSAALNILLFCKD; encoded by the exons ATGTTTGATTTCACGGCAATGGCATCAGGGGATTCAAATCTACCACTTCAAACTCAAAGGTTGCAAATTTACCCCAAACCAAATTCTGGGGTCTCCCCCTTTTGGAGAG AAAAGTATGAAAAAGATGCTAAGCGAAATTGGGATGTTTTCTACAAGCGCCACAAGGACAAG TTTTTCAAAGACAGACATTACCTGGATAAGGAGTGGGGTGATTACTTTTCA GGAGGAGGGAAGAAAGTGATTTTGGAG GTTGGTTGTGGAGCTGGAAATACCATCTTTCCTGTGATCGCTTCATATCCAGATGCTTTCGTTTATGCATGTGATTTCTCACCACGAGCTGTTGAATTGGTTAAG GCGCATGAAGACTATAAGGAATCCCATGTCCACGCTTTTGTCTCTGATTTGACAGCTGATGATCTATGCAAAgagatcagtccatcttctgtTGATATCGTTACAATG ATATTTATGTTATCTGCAGTGTCTCCGGAAAAGATGCCTCTAGTTTTGCAGAATATTAGAAAAGTTATCAAG CCAAATGGATATGTGCTGCTGCGTGACTATGCTACCGGTGACCTTGCTCAG GAGAGATTCTCCGGCAAGGATCAAAAGATAAGCGATAACTTTTATGTTAGAGGCGACGGCACT CGCGCTTACTATTTTTCAAATGAGTTCTTGACAAATTTATTCGAAGAAAATGGTTTTGATGTTCACGAACTTGACGTATGCTGCAAAGAAGTTGAGAACCGCTCAAGGGAGTTGATAATGAAACG GCGTTGGATCCAAGGTGTTTTTCGTGTTTCAGATGGTTCCGTCTCTTCTGCTAGTAAAGAAGCGGAGGCCAATCATCTTGATAGTGATAACAATATTGGCACGGAAATCGATCAAAATAATTATGATAGTTTAACCGACGCTGTTATTGACATGTCCGAGGGAGTTGCGGCTGACATGTTTGGCGTCTTGCCTTCCGACGAGTATGAGATTATTGAGATCAAACTTAGAGGCTGGAATTTCAAGATTAACTTACTCTCAAAAGAGTACCAACACACCTGCAAATCAACTGGTTTGATGCTGTGGGAATCGGCCCAATTAATGGCTTCCGTCCTTGCCGAAAATCCCAACATTGTTGCAGGAAAAAGGGTCTTGGAGTTAGGGTGCGGCAGTGGCGGAATCTGCTCTATGATTGCTTCTAGACACTCCGATCAAGTAGTTGCTACTGACGGAGATGATTTCGCACTTGACTTATTAGCCAAAAACGTTGCATCGAATATCGAATCGCCACTTCTGACTAAACTAACTACGAAAAAACTCAAATGGGGAAACAAAGATCACATAGAAAGCATACAGAAATTGAGTAACGGAGGGTTCGATGTCATCATTGGCACCGATGTTACGTATGTTCACGAAGCCATATTGCCTTTGTTTGCAACTGCAAAAGAACTTATTGCTTGCAGTGAAAGTAACAAAGACGATAATGTTCCTGCACTTATTCTTTGCCATATCTTTCGCCGTGTTGACGAACCAACATTGCTATCAGCTGCTGCGCAATTCGGGTTTAGATTAGTAGACAGGTGGCCTACTACTGGAAATTCGACGGAAACATCGAGAAGCATTATTGATAATTGGTTTGTGGAGAATGACTTAAAGGATGATCTTCCTAGTGCAGCATTAAACATCTTGCTCTTTTGCAAAGATTGA